The Henckelia pumila isolate YLH828 chromosome 2, ASM3356847v2, whole genome shotgun sequence genome includes a window with the following:
- the LOC140883509 gene encoding UDP-galactose/UDP-glucose transporter 2-like encodes MKNEEQSRSLFGISLTDRPRWQQFIICSSGFFFGYLVNGVCEEYVYNRLQFSYGWYFTFVQGWVYILLIYLQGFTTKQMVNPWKTYIKLSAVLMGSSGLTKGSLAFLNYPAQLMFKSTKVLPVMIMGAFIPGLRRKYPPHEYVSAVLLIVGLILFTLADAQTSPNFSIIGVIMVSGALILDSLLGNLQEVIFTMSPETTQTEMLFCSTLVGMPFLIPPMLFTGELFKAWTSCSQHLYVYGVLVFEAMATFIGQVSVLSLVALFGAANTAMITTARKAVTLLLSYIIFTKPLTEQHGTGLLLIAMGIVLKMLPENKPPQKRVNSQRSVENVLQTEESSDERFQIGSEVEEERKSLV; translated from the exons ATGAAGAACGAGGAGCAGTCGCGTTCTTTGTTCGGGATTTCACTCACAGACCGCCCGAGATGGCAGCAGTTCATCATTTGTTCTTCTGGGTTTTTCTTTGGGTATCTCGTTAATGGAGTTTGCGAG GAATATGTGTACAATAGACTCCAATTCAG TTACGGATGGTACTTCACTTTTGTTCAAGGATGGGTATATATCCTTCTGATATATTTACAAGGATTCACGACCAAGCAAATGGTGAATCCCTGGAAGACTTATATTAAGCTATCAGCGGTGCTAATGGGTTCGAGTGGACTCACCAAAGGTTCTCTGGCTTTTCTCAATTATCCGGCACAACTCATGTTCAAATCGACCAAG GTTTTACCTGTGATGATAATGGGGGCCTTCATTCCAGGTTTGAGACGGAAATATCCACCACACGAATACGTATCTGCCGTACTTTTGATCGTGGGTCTGATTCTTTTTACCTTAGCCGATGCTCAGACGTCGCCCAACTTCAGTATTATCGGTGTCATCATGGTCTCCGGTGCATTAATCCTAGATTCTCTTCTAGGAAATCTCCAAGAAGTTATCTTTACCATGAGTCCTGAAACGACACAG ACGGAGATGCTCTTCTGCTCGACCCTTGTCGGCATGCCTTTCTTGATTCCACCCATGCTTTTCACCGGAGAATTATTCAAGGCATGGACTTCTTGTTCACAG CATCTTTATGTATATGGAGTTCTTGTTTTTGAAGCCATGGCGACCTTCATTGGACAAGTCTCGGTCCTCTCCCTTGTCGCGCTGTTCGGTGCTGCCAACACAGCTATG ATAACCACAGCACGGAAGGCAGTCACGTTACTGCTTTCGTACATTATCTTCACAAAGCCTTTAACCGAACAACATGGGACCGGACTGTTGTTGATAGCAATGGGGATCGTATTGAAGATGTTGCCCGAAAACAAGCCACCCCAGAAAAGGGTGAATTCTCAGCGCAGTGTCGAAAATGTCCTGCAGACTGAAGAGAGTTCGGATGAGAGATTTCAAATTGGAAGTGAGGTAGAGGAGGAAAGGAAATCTTTGGTTTGA
- the LOC140883085 gene encoding uncharacterized protein, with amino-acid sequence MDDTMSPVLPVPDNILQPLLVASDASTLNEALERLIDIAKTCDGRLDLASKCIILPVLQLCQALLTPSCQHLILLSLQLLRNLCAGEIKNQNLFIELNGVEILSTVVTFLRQAPASDMRARRVLLQIIGNVTLAGEYHQDVVWNRFFPLEFVEMARLQSRGTCEPLCMVICTCTEHDNSRFADLCTDEGLNIVIEIIRTGTLVGFTEFSLKCLLSRICVEEPRFSSIFYKLFPTDASESCGKNVSTVVHFGAEQAYLLSILSEILNERVVDIAVSAGLAICIFEILRKAVGVVDFSTRGTSSLPTGDAGIDVTGYSLTILRDICASSDPKVLINENKVDIVDMLVSSGLVDLLVAFLRDLEPPAMIQKAMMQNKAKAEAMSNSIRYCPYKGFRRDVVSIIGNCAYRRRRVQDKIRELDGILLLLQQSVTDEDNPFLREWGIWSIRNILEDNAENQEVVANMELQGSVNVPEVEDMGLRVEVDPTTRRAKLVNL; translated from the exons ATGGATGACACCATGTCGCCAGTCCTTCCTGTGCCGGACAATATACTTCAGCCATTGTTAGTTGCATCTGACGCTAGTACCTTAAATGAAGCGCTGGAGCGTCTCATTGACATTGCCAAAACCTGTGATGGCAGGTTAGACCTTGCTTCCAAGTGTATCATCTTGCCAGTTCTCCAACTATGTCAAGCCCTATTGACCCCTTCTTGCCAACACCTTATTTTGTTATCCCTACAGCTACTCAGAAACTTGTGTGCAGGAGAAATTAAAAACCAGAACTTATTTATTGAACTAAACGGCGTTGAGATACTTTCAACTGTTGTTACTTTTCTGCGGCAAGCTCCTGCTTCTGATATGCGTGCACGCCGTGTATTGTTGCAAATTATAGGAAATGTTACATTAGCTGGAGAATATCATCAGGATGTTGTTTGGAATCGATTCTTTCCGCTCGAATTTGTAGAGATGGCTAGACTTCAGAGCAGGGGAACATGTGAGCCTTTGTGCATGGTAATCTGTACATGCACTGAACATGACAACAGTCGATTTGCTGACCTTTGTACTGATGAAGGGTTGAATATCGTGATAGAAATTATAAGAACTGGTACATTAG TTGGTTTCACGGAGTTTTCACTGAAATGCCTTCTCTCAAGAATTTGCGTCGAAGAACCTCGTTTTTCATCAATTTTCTATAAATTATTTCCAACAGATGCATCTGAGAGCTGTGGCAAAAATGTGTCCACAGTCGTTCATTTTGGAGCTGAGCAAGCATATTTGCTAAGTATTCTATCAGAAATATTAAATGAACGAGTAGTGGACATTGCTGTTTCTGCTGGCTTGGCTATCTGCATTTTTGAAATACTGAGAAAAGCTGTCGGGGTTGTTGATTTTTCCACAAGGGGAACGTCAAGTCTCCCAACAGGTGATGCTGGCATTGATGTTACTGGCTACTCCCTAACAATTTTGAGAGATATTTGTGCTTCTAGTGATCCCAAAGTTTTAATAAACGAGAATAAAGTAGATATAGTGGATATGCTAGTGTCATCTGGACTTGTCGATTTACTTGTGGCCTTTCTTCGGGACCTAGAGCCTCCAGCTATGATTCAAAAGGCCATGATGCAGAACAAGGCCAAAGCCGAGGCAATGTCAAACTCAATCAGATATTGCCCATACAAAGGTTTCCGAAGAGATGTTGTGTCGATCATTGGAAATTGTGCATACAGGAGACGCCGTGTTCAGGATAAAATTAGAGAGCTCGATGGGATTCTGCTGTTGTTACAGCAGAGTGTGACTGATGAAGATAATCCGTTTTTGAGGGAGTGGGGAATCTGGTCGATCAGAAATATATTGGAAGATAATGCAGAGAACCAGGAAGTGGTTGCTAATATGGAGCTTCAAGGATCTGTGAATGTTCCTGAAGTAGAGGATATGGGGCTACGAGTAGAAGTTGATCCAACGACTCGACGTGCAAAGCTGGTGAACTTGTGA
- the LOC140877895 gene encoding phospholipase D gamma 1-like, which yields MDSNNNYPPNPYSYNPAYGYGHVPSSPNPYPPQNSGAQLAHPPPVSSPYPYAQYSQYPTSYSSFNTGAVNSPYPGPPPAPAPGPAPIPHQRVDYNSHPYQYHGYTDPPPSAPPQPPLHSFGSFSHGSFHYPYHEPSGSGRLHPADVQFHDPPRASSEYSAHHHYSHSSSSVSGSVTNYVPPDGTTTNNSPLYPPVDDLMANMNLSDDYNKPSALASLPATASSSVACPPPKYHSGPMPMTNNMHGWGTIYGYPNSSASSLELASTSHVESPSIPASPHTPTHASMPFNTSMQLVQVSSPRASLKVLLLHGNLDIWVYEAKNLPNMDMFHKTIGDMINKLPGNLTNKIEGQISHQITSDPYVSIMITDATIGRTFVISNSENPVWNQNFIVPVAHYAAEVHFVVKDNDIVGSQHIGTVSIPLEHIYGGGKIQGLFPILNANGKPCKSGAFLRLSIQYYPIEQLSIYHNGIGAGPDYLGVPGTYFPLRRGGTVTLYQDAHVPDGCLPNLKLDNGTQYVHGKCWLDIFDAIRHAQRLIYITGWSVWHNVKLVRDDNSMSNCTLGELLKLKSQEGVRVLLLVWDDPTSRSILGYKTDGVMQTHDEETRRFFKHSSVQVLLCPRAAGKRHSWIKQREVGVIYTHHQKTVIVDADAGNNRRRIIAFLGGLDLCDGRYDTPHHPLFRTLQTTHAEDYHNPTYAGNVTGCPREPWHDLHCKINGPAAYDVLANFEDRWIKTSKPHGIKKLKMSSDDALLRIERIPDILGMSEAPCLSDDHPEGWHVQVFRSIDSNSVSKFPKDPKEATLRNLVCGKNVLIDMSIHTAYVKAIRAAQHFIYIENQYFIGSSYNWSSYKDVGANNLIPMEIALKIAEKIRAHERFAAYIVIPMWPEGNPTGAATQRILFWQHKTMQMMYETIYKALVEVGLEDAYSPQDYLNFYCLGNREALNPNDQFEAPAAANTPQGLSRKNRRFMIYVHSKGMIVDDEYVIVGSANINQRSMEGTRDTEIAMGAYQPHYTWARKLSSPHGQIYGYRMSLWAEHLGVLEDCFTQPESLECVRRVRSMGEANWKQFASSDVSEMRGHLLKYPVDVDRKGKVRPLPGCETFPDVGGNIVGSFLAIQENLTI from the exons ATGGATAGCAATAACAATTACCCTCCAAATCCGTACTCGTATAATCCTGCTTATGGCTATGGTCATGTTCCTTCCTCGCCGAATCCATACCCACCTCAGAATTCCGGTGCGCAGCTGGCCCATCCCCCACCGGTTTCTAGTCCGTACCCTTATGCACAATATTCCCAATATCCAACCTCTTACAGCAGTTTTAATACTGGGGCCGTGAATTCTCCATATCCAGGTCCACCGCCAGCTCCGGCACCTGGCCCTGCTCCTATTCCTCACCAGCGGGTAGACTATAATTCCCATCCTTATCAGTATCATGGATATACAGATCCTCCTCCTTCCGCTCCTCCACAGCCCCCCCTTCATTCTTTTGGCAGTTTCTCACATGGTTCTTTCCATTACCCCTATCATGAACCATCTGGGTCAGGGAGATTGCATCCCGCAGATGTTCAATTCCATGATCCTCCGAGAGCAAGCAGCGAGTACTCCGCTCACCACCATTACTCACATAGTTCATCATCTGTGTCTGGTTCAGTGACGAATTATGTTCCTCCAGATGGTACTACCACCAACAACTCTCCGCTTTATCCGCCTGTTGATGATCTGATGGCAAATATGAATTTGTCTGATGATTATAATAAGCCATCTGCGCTTGCTTCTCTTCCGGCCACTGCATCTTCATCAGTGGCTTGTCCCCCTCCAAAGTACCACTCTGGACCCATGCCAATGACTAATAATATGCATGGCTGGGGAACCATATATGGGTATCCAAATTCTTCGGCTTCAAGTTTGGAATTGGCTTCAACAAGCCATGTGGAGTCCCCTTCTATTCCTGCATCTCCTCATACGCCTACTCATGCTAGCATGCCATTTAACACGAGTATGCAACTCGTGCAAGTTTCATCTCCTAGAGCTTCTTTAAAGGTTTTGCTCTTACATGGGAATTTGGATATATGGGTTTACGAAGCTAAAAACCTCCCAAACATGGATATGTTCCACAAAACAATTGGGGATATGATCAACAAATTACCTGGAAACCTGACTAACAAAATTGAGGGGCAAATAAGCCATCAGATTACAAGTGATCCCTACGTCTCCATAATGATAACAGATGCAACAATTGGAAGGACTTTTGTGATAAGCAATAGTGAAAATCCTGTTTGGaatcaaaattttattgttCCAGTAGCTCATTACGCTGCCGAAGTGCATTTTGTTGTGAAAGACAATGATATTGTGGGATCACAGCACATAGGAACAGTCTCAATCCCGTTGGAACATATATATGGAGGAGGGAAAATCCAGGGGCTTTTCCCAATCCTTAATGCTAATGGAAAGCCTTGCAAGTCTGGTGCTTTTTTGCGCTTGTCGATTCAATATTATCCAATAGAGCAACTGAGCATTTACCATAATGGGATTGGAGCTGGCCCAGACTATTTGGGAGTCCCTGGTACATATTTTCCTCTCAGGAGGGGCGGAACAGTTACTCTCTATCAAGATGCTCATGTACCTGATGGATGCCTCCCAAATCTGAAGCTTGACAACGGCACACAATACGTACATGGGAAATGCTGGCTTGATATCTTTGACGCAATACGTCATGCTCAGCGTTTGATTTATATTACTGGATGGTCAGTGTGGCATAACGTCAAACTTGTCAGGGATGATAATAGTATGTCTAATTGCACTCTGGGAGAACTTCTGAAGTTAAAGTCTCAGGAAGGAGTGAGAGTGCTTCTTCTTGTCTGGGATGACCCTACATCTAGGAGCATACTGGGCTACAAAACG GACGGAGTCATGCAAACTCATGATGAAGAAACTCGTCGTTTCTTTAAACATTCTTCTGTGCAGGTGCTGCTTTGTCCTCGAGCAGCTGGAAAGCGTCATAGCTGGATAAAGCAGAGG GAAGTTGGAGTCATCTATACACATCATCAGAAAACTGTGATAGTGGATGCCGATGCAGGAAATAACAGAAGAAGAATAATTGCCTTTTTGGGAGGATTGGATTTGTGCGATGGGCGATATGATACTCCTCATCATCCTTTATTTAGAACACTGCAAACTACTCATGCAGAGGACTATCATAACCCAACTTATGCT GGGAATGTTACAGGTTGTCCAAGAGAACCATGGCATGATTTGCATTGTAAAATTAATGGCCCCGCTGCATATGATGTTCTGGCCAATTTTGAGGACCGGTGGATAAAGACTTCGAAGCCCCATGGAATTAAAAAATTGAAGATGTCGAGTGATGATGCCTTGCTTCGAATAGAAAGGATCCCTGACATTTTGGGGATGTCTGAAGCCCCTTGTTTAAGTGACGATCATCCTGAAGGTTGGCATGTGCAG GTGTTCCGTTCTATTGATTCGAATTCTGTCAGCAAATTCCCAAAGGACCCTAAAGAAGCTACATTGAGG AACTTGGTATGTGGGAAGAATGTTCTTATAGACATGAGCATACATACTGCATATGTAAAGGCCATTCGAGCTGCCCAACATTTCATTTATATTGAAAATCAATACTTCATTGGGTCTTCATACAACTGGAGTTCGTACAAGGACGTAG GTGCTAACAATTTGATTCCAATGGAAATCGCCCTAAAAATTGCTGAAAAAATTAGGGCTCATGAGAGATTTGCCGCTTATATTGTCATCCCAATGTGGCCAGAGGGTAATCCAACTGGAGCTGCAACTCAAAGAATTTTATTTTGGCAG CATAAAACAATGCAAATGATGTATGAGACTATCTACAAAGCTCTGGTGGAGGTCGGGCTCGAGGATGCATACTCGCCACaagattatttaaatttttactgtCTCGGAAACCGTGAGGCTCTAAATCCAAATGACCAATTCGAGGCTCCCGCAGCTGCAAACACACCACAG GGACTGAGCCGGAAAAACAGAAGATTCATGATTTATGTTCATTCTAAAGGTATGATCGTGGACGACGAGTATGTAATAGTGGGATCTGCAAACATTAATCAGCGCTCAATGGAGGGTACTAGAGATACAGAGATTGCAATGGGAGCATATCAACCTCACTACACATGGGCGAGAAAATTATCGAGTCCACATGGACAA ATATATGGATATCGAATGTCTCTGTGGGCAGAGCATCTTGGGGTTTTGGAGGACTGCTTCACCCAACCAGAGTCTTTGGAATGCGTTCGACGTGTTAGATCAATGGGTGAGGCTAACTGGAAGCAGTTTGCGTCGAGCGATGTATCCGAGATGAGGGGACACCTTCTCAAGTATCCAGTTGACGTCGATAGGAAAGGTAAAGTAAGGCCCCTTCCTGGATGTGAAACTTTCCCTGATGTGGGAGGAAATATTGTGGGATCATTCCTTGCCATTCAGGAAAATTTGACAATCTGA